The DNA sequence CCGCTGAACGGCCGTCTCGTAGGCTGTCGGATCGATCTCCGGTTTATCAACCGCCGAAACCTGCCGAGCCCCGGTCTCCAGCACGAGAAGCGCGCTTAAAGAAATCACGACCAACAGGGAAATCAAACCCGATGTTTGGACATGCGTTGGCTTCATTTTGCGACTTTTCCTTCCTGCGGATCGTCGAGGTTTCCAAACTTCCCATGATTTACACGCCGGCGCAAAAGCAACTTCAGTGCCGGAACTCGCTATTTGATCAAAGCCGAGCAAACCGGCAGTTGCCCCGCCCACAAGGCCTCAAAGGCAACTGCCAGATGACGAACAAAACATCACGCGTGGCGAGTTTTTCGTCATTCGAGACTTTCTAGCGGCTTTTCAACTCTGCCACTGTGCAAGGAATTCCTGCCTAAATCGCGGAGTTAACTAAATGGCCCGCGCGTAGCATCTCTGAGGTCGCGTTCACTAGAGCTGGAGTTCGCAGCCCGCGCCAGAACTACACCCCTTCCCAGATTGATAGGCCGATCGCGCAGTCAACATTGGAACCTTCACCAAGAGCAGGGGATCCACCCAGAAACTCGTTGGCTCGGGATTCGGCGCTCGGACCGTACCGAGAGGCTTGGCCGCCAACCGTCATGGACCTTGAACGCCGAAACAATCGCCATAGATGGCGAAGAATTGGCCTGCCCGATCCATTGGAAAAGTTCGTCGCCAATTGTGAGCCACGGTTTCACGCCGAAAAACTGGCGTATCCGCGCACTCCTTGTAGCCTTTTTATGCCTGGGCACGCAACTTGCTGCAGCCCGCAGACAACAGTTCGCCATCGAGGCGCTTGAACCTCATCGGACGAAGGAGTCGTACCATGCTTATCCGCAATTGCCGTTCGCGCCGTGGAATTACTTTAATTGAGACGGTTGTGGTGGCAGCAACGGTTTGTCTGTTGGTGATTCTGGCGATCCCCGCCGTTCAAGCCGAAGTTGAGGCGGCACGCAGAACGACATGCCAAGATAATTTGCGGCAAATTGGTCAAGCGTTTCAGAAGCACCACGAAGCGTATGGAGCGTTTCCGCCGTGCCGGACGAACAGACCTGCCGCCCATGGATTCTGCGTCAACCTGCTTCCGTTTATCGATCGAAACGACCTCTATGAAGCGTGGCGTTTCGACAAGCCTTTTCATGATCCGGAAAATGAACCCGTTGCGCGTACTGCAGTAAGTACGTTTCAATGTCCCACAGCCCCAGATCAAAACCGAATTGTGAAGCTGCGGCAGGCAAGCCTGGGCCCCTTTTACGGAACCGAAGGCGTCGCTGGCGATTATTTCGTCACCCATGGACTCAACGGCGGCGAGCGAGGCGAGCGGCAACATCCCGCACTTCTCACTAACGAGAGGCAGCCAATCAGCAAGATTACGGATGGTGCCTCGTGCACGACGCTCGTCCTTGAACACGCCGGCCATACCGATCACTACATCCGTGGCGTCAAACAGGAGAATTACAACAAGAGCGTTCATCCCGGGTGGTGGGGAGCCTGGACGTCTTTTCAAAGCTTCACTTATCAAGGCTACACGGCGGACGGAACGGCAAATGGCAAGGAGTGCTCGATCAACTGCAACAATGCGCAGGGCATCTATTCGTTTCATCCGAAGGGCGCGAACACGCTCTTTTGCGACGGGCGCGTGCGATTCCTGGCGGATAGCGTCCCAGTGGATGTCGTGCTGGCACTTGCGTCGCGTGATGGCGGCGAAATCTTGTCTGTGGACGACTACGGCGTCGTCGCTGAGTAGAGGGAAGCCATGTACGGCCCCTGCACTCACTCGCGTTTAGATTCGGATCGCATTGAACAAGGAGCACGGGCATGAAGGAACAACCTGAAGTCGCACGTCAGAATACGCTATCAGACAACCTTACGGCGCGACGACGCGTGAAAGAGCTCTCCATCGTGTTACAGCGTGCCTGCAAAATGCAAAGCGGTTTTACGCTGGTCGAACTTCTCGTGGTCATTGCGATCATTGGTATTTTGATCGGGCTATTGCTGCCCGCAGTGCAGGCGGCGCGTGAGGCTTCGCGACGGAATAGTTGTGAGAACAATCTCCGTCAAATCGGGATCGCATTTCAAAACGGACACAACGTTAATGGCGGCTTTGCTCCCTGTCGTAGCGCATCGACCACCGGAACGAGAGGATTGGCAACGTATATATTTCCCTACCTCGAGCAGTCAAACGTCGCCAGCATCTATAACGTCAGCTTGAACTTCTACGATGCCGCCAACCAACAAGCGGCCATGACTCCGGTGCCTACGATGCAATGCCCTTCAGCTCCGGAAGCGAACAGAGTGATTACCTTGGGGACGGCTACAACCGGCGTTTCAACTAGCCTGTATGGCACAACGGGTATTGCCTCGGATTACGCAGCCAACCATGCACTAAGCACCGCCTACACTTATCCCGGCCTGACTGGTGACCCGGTGCTGAAGAAAGACGGCACGTATCGGGCCATTTCAGATATCGTGGATGGTACTTCGCACACCACATTGTTACACGAACAGGCGGGCCGCCCCGATCAATATATTCTGGGCGCGAATGTCGGCCAGACTGCGCAACTGTACCCAAATTGGTGGGGCTGCCAGACCGGATACCTAACCTTCACGTACCAGGGTTACACAGCCGACGGACTCTCTGTCGGCTCGGCTTGCTCAATTAATTGCAACAACGCGCAGGGCATTTACGCCTTCCATGTGGCAGGCGCGAACGCAGCATTTTGCGATGGCAGCGTACGCTTTTTGAAGGCCGCTATTCCCGTGCAACTCGTTTACGCACTGGGCACAATCAACGGCACCGAGGTTGTCTCTGACGACCTCTGAATTTCGGTGACGAAGTCATCGTTATATGATGCTGCATCACTTCCGGATATGCACCATGCGGTTTTGCCGATTATTGGTACTGCTCCCATCAATTTCATTATTGGGCTGTGGACGTGATGAGTCACCGAAGCTAGAGGTGTTCCCCGTGGTCGGACGTGTCCTCGTGAATGGCAAACCGGCTTCGCGGGCCGAAATTACTTTTCATCCGCTGTCTTCGCCCGGCGAGCGAGTCACTCCGTTTGCAATCGCGGGCGAAGATGGGGTATTCCGTCTCAGCACCCGCTTGGCTAACGACGGCGCTCCCGCAGGCGAGTACGCAGTGACCGTCGCTTGGCCAAAGATCGTTAAGGGAGTTGGTGGAGAAGAAGATCGGGGACCGGATCAACTGCGTGATCGCTTCCGCGACCCACAACGCCCTGCTGCCAAAGTTACCATTGCCGCGGGGGAGAACGCACTACCTCCGATCGAATTGAAAGTGCGTTAGCTACCTATTCAAACGCAACTTGCCAGGAGGGGATTCGGATGTCCGTCCGCCGAACATTTCTGTCGATCGCCCTTGCCTGGAATACGGTCATTAGCACCGCGGTAGCTGCGGCGCCCGAGGCGGCGGCACTGGCCCGGCGCATCGACGCGCTTCTTGCCGAGGGACACCAGAAACAGGCCGAGCTGGCACCGTTGGCCGATGATGCGACGTTTTTGCGGCGCTTATATCTGGATGCCGTCGGGCGGATTCCCACTGTGGCGGAAGTAAGGACCTTTCTCGAAGCTCAGAGCACCGACAAACGTGCGGTGCTAACTGAGGAGTTGCTAGCCTCATCCGCCAGTGCAAGACATTTCGCCACCTTCTGGCGCCGCACATGGATTCCGCAAGCCGACACTCCGCAATTCGTCGGCTTGTCCGCTGAGGTCGAGCCCTGGTTGGCGGCACGGTTGCGGGAAAACTCGCCCTACGATCACATCGTACATGCGCTGTTGACAGTACCGGCTAGCGGCAAGCCGGAGGCAGGGAAGGCGCAGGATCGTCAGGCTGCGCCGCGCGCCTTTTTCGCCGCCAGCGAGTACAAGCCGGAAAACTTGGCAGCCAATACCGCGCGAGCGTTTCTAGGCGTGAACTTGGATTGTGCGCAGTGTCACGACCACCCTTTCTCGCGCTGGACGCGCGAGCAGTTCTGGCAGACGGCTGCGTTCTTCGCGCGCCCGACGCGGGCCACTGAGGCACTCCCCGTGCGTTTGGAGCTTGCGATTGCCAACACAGACCAGGTGGTGACGCCACGCTTACTTGTTTCCGCGCAGCCTGCCTGGCCAGAGAACATCGAACCAGATACCGGTCGGCATTTGCTCGCCGATTGGATCTGTGACAAACAAAATCCCTACTTGGCCCGCAACGGCGTTAATCGATTATGGGCATATTTCTTTGGTGCCGGATTGATCGAGCCACTGGATGATCTGTCGGGCGAAAATCCCGCCAGCCATCCGAGGTTGCTGGACGAATTGGCCGCGTCGTTCGCTGACAGTGGATTCGATCTGCGCTTCCTAGCAAGCGCGTATATGTCGACCCGGATTTACCAGTCGACGAGCCGACCGCAAGCCAGCGCTGTGAGTGGGCCGGGAACCTCTGGTAGCGTCGATCCAAGGGCATTCGCTTACATGCCGATCCGCGCACTCACGGGGGAACAGC is a window from the Pirellulales bacterium genome containing:
- a CDS encoding DUF1559 domain-containing protein, whose product is MKEQPEVARQNTLSDNLTARRRVKELSIVLQRACKMQSGFTLVELLVVIAIIGILIGLLLPAVQAAREASRRNSCENNLRQIGIAFQNGHNVNGGFAPCRSASTTGTRGLATYIFPYLEQSNVASIYNVSLNFYDAANQQAAMTPVPTMQCPSAPEANRVITLGTATTGVSTSLYGTTGIASDYAANHALSTAYTYPGLTGDPVLKKDGTYRAISDIVDGTSHTTLLHEQAGRPDQYILGANVGQTAQLYPNWWGCQTGYLTFTYQGYTADGLSVGSACSINCNNAQGIYAFHVAGANAAFCDGSVRFLKAAIPVQLVYALGTINGTEVVSDDL
- a CDS encoding DUF1559 domain-containing protein, with translation MLIRNCRSRRGITLIETVVVAATVCLLVILAIPAVQAEVEAARRTTCQDNLRQIGQAFQKHHEAYGAFPPCRTNRPAAHGFCVNLLPFIDRNDLYEAWRFDKPFHDPENEPVARTAVSTFQCPTAPDQNRIVKLRQASLGPFYGTEGVAGDYFVTHGLNGGERGERQHPALLTNERQPISKITDGASCTTLVLEHAGHTDHYIRGVKQENYNKSVHPGWWGAWTSFQSFTYQGYTADGTANGKECSINCNNAQGIYSFHPKGANTLFCDGRVRFLADSVPVDVVLALASRDGGEILSVDDYGVVAE
- a CDS encoding DUF1549 domain-containing protein codes for the protein MSVRRTFLSIALAWNTVISTAVAAAPEAAALARRIDALLAEGHQKQAELAPLADDATFLRRLYLDAVGRIPTVAEVRTFLEAQSTDKRAVLTEELLASSASARHFATFWRRTWIPQADTPQFVGLSAEVEPWLAARLRENSPYDHIVHALLTVPASGKPEAGKAQDRQAAPRAFFAASEYKPENLAANTARAFLGVNLDCAQCHDHPFSRWTREQFWQTAAFFARPTRATEALPVRLELAIANTDQVVTPRLLVSAQPAWPENIEPDTGRHLLADWICDKQNPYLARNGVNRLWAYFFGAGLIEPLDDLSGENPASHPRLLDELAASFADSGFDLRFLASAYMSTRIYQSTSRPQASAVSGPGTSGSVDPRAFAYMPIRALTGEQLYASLRVAAALPVEREDLDSASVTAARRRFTAGFRVDRPVAAQRSIMQALALMNGELTTEVTDFATSPLLRATVNSPFLGTPERVQTLFLATLGRLPADDELVALVAHASRHSDEGAAGRALADIFWALINSSEFNTNR